The sequence CCGCGTCGGCCCGTCTCGACCTCGGTCTCGCCCTGGTCGCCGCCGGCCAGCCGGACGAGGCGGTCGCGCTCGGGACGCAGGCGGTGGCGTCCGGGCGGGTGGTGCCGTCGAACTGGTGGCGGGCTGCGGAGTTGCTGACGAAGGTGGAGCAGACGGGGGCACCAGAGGCGGCGACACTGCGTGACCTGTGCATCGAGTACGCCCCGGGACGTCGACCACCAGCGGACAGCACACCTGGTTAGCGGACAGTCACCTTCTGGATCGATGACGCGCCCGGCGTGACGCTGGACCTCACTGCACCCGGGCGCGGAACGAGGCACATCAGCAGGTGTCCCTCCGTGCCCTCGCGACGGAGGGCCGGACAGATGACCGCACACAAGCCCCCGGCAGCGGGCAGGGACGTCTCGGTGTCGGTGGAGCGGCGCGTCTCGTACGACGAATACCTCTCGGCTACCGCGTTGACGTTTGCCCGGCGGCATCGGCCCGTGTGGTCGTGGCAGCGGTGGCGGCGCGTCTGCCGGTGCGGGGCCGATCTGCCGTGTCGTGCCCGGCATCGCATCCCGATCAACCGTGATCACTGGCCGCAGGAAGGTGAGCAGTGACCGGCGGGCCGGAGCAGGCGATCCTCGCGGTCCACGTCCGAGGACTCGACGGCATGTGTGCCGGTTGCCGAGCCTGGTGGTCGCGGCTGTCCCCGTACCCGTGCTGGCAGGTGGAGTGGGCGACCAGCCAGCAGGCCCACGCGAGCGTCGCCAGATTCCTCGGCCGTGTGCGGTGAGCACCCACGGCCCGGTCCTGCCGATCTGGAGCTGCACCGCCGCTTCATCGGCTGGACCAGACGACCGCCGCATGCACAGCAGCGAAGCCCAGCGACCGTGCCGGCCGAACCCGACCGGGACCGCCGGCACCAGGCCGGATGACCTCGCACGACAACCGGGTGATGGTGCAGCAGGACGCGGACAGCGGTCACGCCCTCGCCCATCCGTTCGGCAGAATGGCCGGTATGAGGATAGACCTTGCTGGCCGCACCGCTCTCGTGACCGGCTCGACCCAGGGCATCGGCCGGGCCATCGCCGCCGGCCTGGCGGCGGCCGGAGCCCGGGTGGGAATCAACGGGCGTTCACCTGAGTCCGTCGACCGGTCCCTGGCCGAGTTGGGCGAGGGTGACTTCGTCGCCGTACCCGCCGACGTGTCGACAGCCGACGGAGCGATCGCGGCGGTCGACGCGCTCCCCCGGGTCGACATCCTGATCAACAATCTCGGCATCTTCGGTGCCCAGCCCGCCCTGGAGATCAGCGACGACGACTGGCGGCGCTACTTCGAGGTCAACGTGCTGGCCGCGGTGCGGCTGACCCGGGCATACCTGCCCGGGATGCGCGAGCGCGGCTGGGGTCGGGTCCAGTACATCGCCAGCGACTCGGCGGTGGTGATCCCGGCCGAGATGATCCACAATGGTGTCTCCAAGACCGCCCTGCTGGGTGTGGCCCGGGGCTTCGCCAAGGAGGCGGCGGGCTCGGGCGTCACCGTGAACAGTGTCATCGCCGGCCCCACCCACACCGGCGGGGTCGAACAGTTCGTCCGCTCGCTGGTCGGCTCGGAACTGCCCTGGGACGCCGCGCAGCACGAGTTCATGATCCGGCACCGGCCACAGTCGCTGTTGCAACGCCTCATCGAGCCCGCGGAGATCGCGAATATGGTGGTCTATCTGTCCTCGCCACTCGCGTCGGCGACCACCGGGGCCGCGGTGCGGGTGGACGGCGGCTACGTGGACTCCATCCTGCCCTGACCCGTCGCGGCGAAGACCGCACCCGGCCCGGTTTTCCGTGCTACGGTGGCCACGTTGCAGTTTTGATTTCCGTAGACGTAGCCAGCGCCTGAGGGTATCCAAACCCGGGCGCTTTTTGTTTTGTCCCGGCTCTGCCGGGACACGGGTGATCAACGCAGCGACCAGGAAACTCCGCATGGTGCGGCGTTTCGACAGCCTGCGAGGAGAAAACATGGCTTCCGGCACCGTCAAGTGGTTCAACGCGGACAAGGGCTTCGGCTTCATCAGCCAGGACGGAGGCGGGGCCGACGTGTTCGCGCACTTCTCGGCCATTTCCGCCAGCGGATTCCGCAGCCTGGAGGAGAACCAGCGGGTGGAGTTCGAGATCACCCAGGGCCAGCGTGGACTTCAGGCGGAGAACATCCGCCCGCTCTGACGCGACTCCCGGGTACGACGGGCCGACTGATTCAGCGGACCCGCCGTACCCGGGGCAACCGACTGGTGTCCGTCCACCCGTGACCGGGTCGCCGATGGCCGTCGGGCACGATCAGGGCATGACATTCGGCGGGCTGGCGTACACCGGGACACCACAGGACCGGGCCGCGAGCCTGCGCACCGACCCGGACTGGGTCGCCGACCGGCTCCGGCGCGACGACAGCCAGGTGCTGCCGATGTGGCGCGACCGCCCGCTGTTGACGGCCACCGGCCACCCGGTCACGCTCACCGGGCCGCCGGGCCGGACCCTGGTGGCGTCTGCCGGCCAGAGCACCCTGCTGGGTCTGGACGGTACGACGGCGATCTTCGCGGCCGACCTCAGCGAGGTCGACGAGGCGGAGGCGCTGCGGCTCGGTGCCGCGCACGCCAGCGCCGACCTGCGTAGCCTCGCCGCCACGCTGCCCGCGCCGCTGGCCGCCACCCTCGCGTACGCCCGGGGACTGCTCTACTGGAACCGGCACACCCGGTACTGCGGTACCTGCGGTGGTTCACCGAAGCCGAGATCGTCGAACGCATCGTCGACGGCCCCGGTTCGGGTCCCGTCGACTCGATCGGTGGATGGCTGCTGCGCTCCTGGGTCGGCCTGCCGCCGGCCTGACCGGCCGCCCGCTTCGCGCCGCCGCGTCCGGTCGGCGAAATGGCGCCAACCGGCCCTTTCAGGTTAGCCTGCCCTAACTTTGCGACATCAAGGCGGGGGCATGCCACAGACCACGGCGCGGCTGATCGGCCAGATGTTCTGGCGCCAGCGCCGGGACACCACGTTGTGCGCCGCCTTCTGGTCGCTGCACCAGGTCTGCGAGGCACTCGTCCCGGTGGCGATCGGCCTGGTCATCGACCAGGCCGTCGGGACCGGATCGACCTCGGCGATGGCCTGGTCCGTGCTGGGCATCTTCGCGCTGTTCACCGCCCTCACCATGGGTTGGCGGTCGGGTTTCTGGTTCCTCTCCAAGGCGGTGGTGGAGGAGTCGCACGTGCTGCGGATGCGGGTGGTCCGGCGCGTGGTGACCGGACGGGGCATCCGGACCGAACGCCAGAGCGGGGAACTGCTCTCGATCGCCACCTCCGACACCCAGTCCGCCGCCGAGTTGCTCGAACTGGGCACCCGGGGGGTGAGCGCGCTGGTCGGTCTGTCGGTGTCGACGATCGTGCTGTTGCGGATCGACTGGTCGCTCGGCCTGGGGTTGGTGGTGGGCGTGCCGATCCTGGTGCTCGGGCTCAACGCGCTCGGGCCGGTCGTGGGGCGCCACACGTCGGCGCAACAGCAGGCCATCGGCCGGGCCGCCGCGACCGCCTCGGACCTGCTGCGCGGGCTTCGGCCGCTGCGGGGTTTCGGGGGCGTCGACGAGGCCGCCCGTCGCTACCGTACGGCGAGCCGTACCTCGCTGCGCGCCAGCATCGGCACGGCCAAGGCCGGCGCCACCTTCGTCGGCGCGTCGACGTTCACCACCGGTCTGCTGATCACGGTCGTGGCCGCGCTGGCGGGCTGGTTCGCCCTGCAGGGACGGATC is a genomic window of Micromonospora tarapacensis containing:
- a CDS encoding SDR family NAD(P)-dependent oxidoreductase; the protein is MTSHDNRVMVQQDADSGHALAHPFGRMAGMRIDLAGRTALVTGSTQGIGRAIAAGLAAAGARVGINGRSPESVDRSLAELGEGDFVAVPADVSTADGAIAAVDALPRVDILINNLGIFGAQPALEISDDDWRRYFEVNVLAAVRLTRAYLPGMRERGWGRVQYIASDSAVVIPAEMIHNGVSKTALLGVARGFAKEAAGSGVTVNSVIAGPTHTGGVEQFVRSLVGSELPWDAAQHEFMIRHRPQSLLQRLIEPAEIANMVVYLSSPLASATTGAAVRVDGGYVDSILP
- a CDS encoding cold-shock protein, with product MASGTVKWFNADKGFGFISQDGGGADVFAHFSAISASGFRSLEENQRVEFEITQGQRGLQAENIRPL
- a CDS encoding NUDIX-like domain-containing protein, whose protein sequence is MTFGGLAYTGTPQDRAASLRTDPDWVADRLRRDDSQVLPMWRDRPLLTATGHPVTLTGPPGRTLVASAGQSTLLGLDGTTAIFAADLSEVDEAEALRLGAAHASADLRSLAATLPAPLAATLAYARGLLYWNRHTRYCGTCGGSPKPRSSNASSTAPVRVPSTRSVDGCCAPGSACRRPDRPPASRRRVRSAKWRQPALSG